The following nucleotide sequence is from Pedobacter sp. PACM 27299.
AGTTCCCTTTAACTGGCGTGGTTGGTGGGATTATGGAACCGGTGCAATAGGGGATATGGGCTGCCATCTGGTAGAACCACCTTTCCGGATTCTTGGTTTGGATACGCCGATAGATGTGCAGTGCAGTGTGGGCAGTATTTATGTGGATGAATTTAAACGGGGATATTTCCCGGATAGCTGTCCACCTTCAAGCCATGTCATTATGACCTTTAAGAAGACTAAAAAGACAAAAGATGACCTTCAGATCCATTGGATGGATGGTGGGATTAAACCCGGCAGGCCGATAGAACTAGGTGCGAATGAGCCTTTCGGTGCGAATGGCGTTTTGTTTGAAGGCACCAAAGGAAAGATGATGTGTGATGTTTATGGTGCGAATCCGAGGTTATTGCCTTTGTCGCGCAATCAGGAAGTGCATGTGAAACCAGGTGTGGAACGCGTGATTGGTGGAGTGGATGGACATTACTGGGATTGGGCGGAAGCTTGTATCGCCGGTTACGGAAAGAAAAAACTGAGTTCTCCGTTTGAAATTGCCGGTCCGCTGACAGAGACTTTGCTCATTGCAAATCTGGCCATCAGAGGTACAGATATCCAAAAGCCGAGACAAAATGGCAACGGATTTGACTACCCAGGCCGCGATATCAAGCTGATTTGGGATAAGGAAAACCTTAGGGTGACTAACTTTGATGAGGTGAATCAGTTTGTGCGTAGAGAATACCGTCAGGGCTGGAGTTTAGGAGGATAATTTTTTGATAAGAATGAGTTTAGAAACGAATAATATTAGAGTTTTAGTAGTAGGCTGTGGTA
It contains:
- a CDS encoding Gfo/Idh/MocA family protein, which codes for MTEDNKHSAGDSSRRSFLKTTALAAAGFMIVPRHVLGGKGFLAPSDRLIVAGVGVGGKGQSNLSNIYKGGKADIAFLCDVDDRRAANSVKNFPSAKYYKDYREMLDKEGKHIDGVVVSTPDHNHAMIAMAAMQLGKHVYVEKPLSHDIFEARKLTEAANKYQVVTQMGNQGSSGDGVRQLQDWVDAGVIGKVERVYCWTDRPSWPQGITWPAVNGSIPKELDWDLWLGSAPYKPFVDKLVPFNWRGWWDYGTGAIGDMGCHLVEPPFRILGLDTPIDVQCSVGSIYVDEFKRGYFPDSCPPSSHVIMTFKKTKKTKDDLQIHWMDGGIKPGRPIELGANEPFGANGVLFEGTKGKMMCDVYGANPRLLPLSRNQEVHVKPGVERVIGGVDGHYWDWAEACIAGYGKKKLSSPFEIAGPLTETLLIANLAIRGTDIQKPRQNGNGFDYPGRDIKLIWDKENLRVTNFDEVNQFVRREYRQGWSLGG